The following coding sequences are from one Hymenobacter sp. DG25A window:
- a CDS encoding family 16 glycosylhydrolase, which translates to MKKSTLSIWAILWLLFLTGGTASAQTYSLVWADEFTSGISSAWTFDTGGGGWGNNEKQYYKAANATVVNGNLLITAKKERVGANSYTSARLKTKGLKEFQYGKIEARIKMPLGQGLWPAFWMLGANSSTVTWPACGEIDVVEHINTENLVYGTTHWDSNGTHAQYGGNVATTPADYHVYSIEWDASYIRWFVDGVQYHEILIANNTGSTEEFHRPFYLLLNLAVGGNWPGQTVDGTKLPATMYVDYVRVYQQSTTTTALVQPATSTSAAKAAPAALAAELYPNPQAAGQPMLLRLSRRTAAAPTVNIRVLDMQGRQVWRKTTSAESLNVQQEAALQAGVYQLQVTDGTTKISKKLVVL; encoded by the coding sequence ATGAAAAAAAGTACTCTGTCCATCTGGGCCATTCTGTGGCTGTTGTTTCTTACTGGCGGCACAGCTTCCGCGCAAACCTATTCGTTGGTCTGGGCCGATGAGTTTACGAGCGGCATCAGCTCGGCCTGGACGTTTGATACCGGCGGCGGCGGCTGGGGCAACAATGAAAAGCAGTATTACAAGGCCGCTAATGCCACGGTAGTCAATGGCAACCTGCTCATCACGGCCAAAAAAGAACGGGTGGGCGCTAATTCCTATACCTCTGCCCGCCTGAAAACCAAGGGCCTGAAGGAGTTCCAGTATGGCAAAATAGAAGCCCGGATTAAGATGCCCCTGGGCCAGGGCCTCTGGCCTGCGTTCTGGATGCTGGGCGCCAACAGCAGCACCGTTACGTGGCCGGCCTGCGGCGAAATTGACGTAGTGGAGCACATCAACACCGAAAATCTGGTGTATGGCACCACGCACTGGGACAGCAACGGCACGCATGCCCAGTACGGCGGCAACGTGGCCACCACCCCCGCCGACTACCACGTGTATTCCATTGAGTGGGATGCCTCCTACATCCGGTGGTTTGTGGATGGCGTGCAGTACCACGAGATACTGATTGCCAACAATACCGGCAGCACCGAGGAGTTTCACCGCCCGTTTTATCTGCTCCTGAACCTGGCGGTGGGCGGCAACTGGCCCGGCCAGACCGTAGACGGCACCAAGCTGCCCGCTACCATGTACGTTGACTATGTGCGGGTATACCAGCAGAGCACTACCACTACTGCCCTGGTGCAGCCGGCCACTTCTACCAGTGCCGCAAAAGCAGCCCCCGCCGCCCTGGCCGCCGAGCTGTACCCCAACCCACAGGCAGCCGGCCAGCCCATGCTGCTGCGCCTGAGCCGCCGTACGGCCGCAGCCCCCACCGTGAACATCCGCGTGCTGGATATGCAGGGCCGGCAGGTTTGGCGCAAAACCACCTCGGCTGAAAGCCTGAACGTGCAACAGGAGGCCGCTCTGCAAGCAGGGGTGTACCAGCTGCAGGTAACAGACGGGACCACCAAAATCAGCAAAAAGCTGGTGGTGCTGTAG
- a CDS encoding porin, with product MKKLLTILLAVASGYAHGQVADTVAPAPVAPKKWSETFSIRGYVQARYNRLFETNPDLNCEQCDKSWGNNGGFSLRRIRIIFYGQLHERVYFYIQPDFASTISGSTSLNIGLLRDAYMDLGLDKASQFRVRLGQSKVPFGFENMQSSQNRLALDRNDALNSALSNERDLGAFFYWAPTAVRHTFSKLVKDGLKGSGDYGVLGLGLYNGQTANRPELNNQRHVVARLTYPLAVGQQIIEPSLQAYSGKYVVGRDQLSAGVKYRPDLNYPDQRVAATFVLYPQPFGVQAEYNFGRGPEFNPRTDSIETQKLQGGYVLLNYRMLYKKQQFYPFLRLQYYDGGKKHERDARSYTVHEAELGMEWQPVSSFELVTMYTLSSRRFEDFQKPDNKQRGGLLRLQAQLNF from the coding sequence ATGAAGAAACTGTTAACCATTCTGTTGGCTGTGGCCTCCGGATATGCGCACGGCCAAGTGGCCGACACCGTTGCTCCTGCACCCGTGGCGCCCAAAAAGTGGTCCGAAACCTTCAGTATCCGGGGCTACGTGCAGGCGCGCTACAACCGTCTCTTCGAAACAAACCCCGATCTGAACTGTGAGCAGTGCGACAAATCCTGGGGCAATAATGGCGGGTTTTCGCTCCGGCGCATCCGCATAATCTTCTACGGGCAGCTGCACGAGCGGGTATACTTCTACATACAGCCGGACTTTGCCAGCACCATCAGCGGCAGTACCTCCCTGAACATTGGCCTGCTCCGCGACGCCTACATGGACCTGGGCCTTGACAAAGCCAGCCAGTTCAGGGTGCGGTTGGGGCAAAGTAAAGTGCCTTTTGGTTTCGAGAATATGCAGTCCAGCCAGAACCGCCTGGCTCTGGACCGCAATGACGCACTCAACAGCGCCCTTTCCAACGAGCGGGACCTGGGGGCCTTTTTCTACTGGGCCCCTACAGCCGTGCGCCATACGTTCAGTAAGCTGGTGAAGGATGGCCTGAAAGGCTCCGGCGACTATGGCGTACTGGGGCTGGGCCTCTATAACGGGCAAACTGCCAACCGGCCGGAACTCAATAATCAGCGCCACGTGGTGGCCCGCCTCACCTATCCGCTGGCAGTAGGCCAGCAAATTATTGAGCCCTCGCTGCAAGCCTATTCCGGCAAATACGTGGTGGGGAGAGACCAGCTGTCGGCGGGCGTGAAATACCGCCCCGATTTAAATTACCCTGACCAGCGGGTGGCCGCTACGTTTGTGCTGTATCCGCAGCCGTTTGGGGTGCAGGCCGAATATAATTTTGGACGCGGCCCGGAATTCAACCCGCGCACCGACAGCATTGAAACCCAAAAGCTGCAGGGAGGCTACGTGCTGCTGAATTATAGGATGCTCTACAAGAAACAGCAGTTCTACCCGTTCCTGCGGCTGCAGTATTATGATGGCGGCAAAAAACACGAGCGGGATGCGCGCAGCTATACCGTGCACGAAGCCGAATTGGGGATGGAATGGCAGCCCGTCAGCAGCTTTGAGCTGGTAACGATGTACACGCTTTCATCCCGCCGCTTTGAGGATTTTCAAAAGCCCGATAACAAACAGCGGGGTGGCTTGCTGCGCCTGCAGGCGCAGCTCAATTTTTAA
- a CDS encoding flavin reductase family protein, with translation MLHFTAADIHAFEKIYRLNLVNGLPGFKPANLIGTAAPTGHTNLAVFSSALHLGSDPPLLGLVTRPATVPRHTYQNIQSSGCYTINHVPVALAAQAHYTSANFAEEVSEFEACGFTPLYRDDFPAPYVAESFLSMGLRLREELPISNGTVLLVGTVEHVYLSKAGLRPDGTLDLVTLGSACISGLDAYHAATEPTRFGYARVNQPPAPLEE, from the coding sequence ATGCTTCATTTCACCGCCGCCGACATCCACGCTTTCGAAAAAATATACCGCCTGAACCTGGTGAACGGGCTGCCGGGCTTTAAACCCGCCAACCTCATTGGCACGGCGGCGCCCACGGGTCATACCAACCTGGCCGTGTTCAGCTCGGCCCTGCACCTGGGCTCCGACCCGCCCTTGCTGGGCCTGGTAACGCGGCCCGCCACCGTGCCCCGGCACACCTACCAGAACATCCAGAGCAGCGGCTGCTACACCATTAACCACGTGCCGGTGGCGCTGGCCGCCCAGGCCCACTACACCTCCGCCAACTTTGCCGAGGAGGTATCGGAGTTTGAAGCCTGCGGATTTACGCCCCTGTACCGCGACGATTTTCCGGCCCCTTATGTAGCCGAGAGTTTTCTCAGCATGGGCCTGCGCCTGCGCGAGGAGCTGCCCATCTCCAACGGCACGGTGCTGCTGGTAGGCACCGTAGAGCACGTGTATCTTTCCAAGGCCGGCCTTCGCCCGGATGGCACCCTGGACCTGGTAACGCTGGGCAGCGCCTGCATTTCCGGCCTGGATGCCTACCACGCGGCAACCGAGCCCACCCGCTTCGGCTATGCCCGGGTAAACCAGCCGCCCGCGCCGCTGGAGGAGTAG